One Perca flavescens isolate YP-PL-M2 chromosome 5, PFLA_1.0, whole genome shotgun sequence genomic window, AAAGAGCTGAACGGTGAACGGGATGAGAGTATTCACTGTAAAACAAACTCAGTTCAGAGTGTGACTGACTTCCTGCAGCTTGTGTGTTAGCGCcgtcctgtggtgttcagaggaatGTAGAACGGTAAACAgtcctttagtaggtgtcctataaCACTTTTTATATGTAGGCTACACCCTGCAGTCATTCAGAATGGTGTATTCACCCAGACTCCCTACCATAAGctacttttattactttttatttactgCTTGTTCATTTCCTTTAACAGTCACATGCAGGAAGCCAACCCAAAGTGTAGTCTTCAGAGCATTTTAGTGCAGCGGTGTGTATTAATGACAGAGCCCTGATGCAGCTCTCTGTGTGTCCGCAGGTCCTGTGTTCGGCAACATGAACAACTTCATTGGACTGGGAATATTTGTGGACACCTACCCCAATGCTGACAAGAGCCACGATGTGAGTGTGTTAAGTGATGCATGACTCAGACGGATATCAGCAGTGTGTCATATTTGTCTCTGTGCGAGCTTGGGGAATGTGCAGAGGACAGCCTGGGACTCCGGCAgcatcagaaacacacacacacacacacacacacacacacacacacacacacacacacacacacacacacacacacacacctgtgtaaTAATGCCTGTGCGTTGGCGTGATGTGTTGACCTCCCCTGTCTTCCTCACAGAGGGCTTTCCCATACGTCTCAGTGATGCTAGGGAACGGGACTCTGTCATATGACCACGATTCTGATGGACGGCCCACTGAGCTCGGAGGATGTACGGCTATGGCGCGCAACGCAGTCCACGACACCTTTCTCCTCGTCAGATACTCCAAACAGCGCCTGACGGTCTGAACACTCTCATTACTCACACACTATATCTACATGTTACATTACTCACACACTATGGGCCCTATcatgcactcagcgcaattgcctttgtatcattcctattttgcacccgacgcacagcagacttttccctccacagactcacgtcggtaaattagggaatgtgtttgcgctcccgggggaggttcagcgaaaagaggaggcgtgttcaggcgcaaacgttccctggtgctaaaacaattccgccactgaccaggaaaaacctagtctaaagtcagtggtactagtctaaagtcagtggtgctagtctaaagtcagtggtgctagtctaaagtcagtggtgctagtctaaagtcagtggtgctagtctaaagtcagtggtgctagtctaaagtcagtggtactagtctaaagtcagtggtgctagtctaaagtcagtggtactagtctaaagtcagtggcgctagtctaaagtcagtggtgctagtctaaagtcagtggtactagtctaaagtcagtggtgctagtctaaagtcagtggtactagtctacagtcagtggcgctagtctaaagtcagtggcactagtctaaagtcagtggtgatagtctaaagtcagtggtactagtctaaagtcagtggcgctagtctaaagtcagtggcactagtctaaagtcagtggtgctagtctaaagtcagtggcgctagtctaaagtcagtggtactagtctaaagtcagtggcgctagtctaaagtcagtggcgctagtctaaagtcagtggtgctagtctaaagtcagtggcgctagtctaaagtcagtggcgctagtctaaagtcagtggtgctagtctaaagtcagtggtgctagtctaaagtcagtggtactagtctaaagtcagtggtgctagtctaaagtcagtggcgctagtctaaagtcagtggcgctagtctaaagtcagtggtactagtctaaagtcagtggtactagtctaaagtcagtggtgctagtctacagtcagtggcgctagtctaaagtcagtggcgctagtctaaagtcagtggtactagtctaaagtcagtggtgatagtctaaagtcagtggtactagtctaaagtcagtggtgatagtctaaagtcagtggtactagtctaaagtcagtggcgctagtctaaagtcagtggtactagtctaaagtcagtggtgatagtctaaagtcagtggtactagtctaaagtcagtggcgctagtctaaagtcagtggtactagtctaaagtcagtggtgatagtctaaagtcagtggcgctagtctaaagtcagtggtactagtctaaagtcagtggtactagtctaaagtcagtggcgcagttattcagatgctattttaggggcgcttgcttggccataatgtagcgtgtgcacaacacgCATACAccttgcttctctcatctaaacggacgcagcagttcccatttttgcaaaccatacataattacaaggaaaaatattactgaaaatgcgcttcaggtgtttggatagatcaggaggcactttacagtacagtcctcaaaaagtgtgtgtggcttgttgtgttttacacatttccatgaatcatggaagtgttgatgacataaatgaggaaatattagaggacttaaggagacgtgatgttgaactacggcgggattggacactactgcgggatctggtccgggagtaatgcgcgatgctctcctggtggagcgggtggatggagatggagtgggggggaggaggaaggggcacaacaggtgcaggtggtgcgtttggaggcccacgctccatggctgcagcaatcctctccagacctGAGGAGATGAGCCCGAGAGGCcacagcaacatcgccacccggccaagacggacatttattactttgccgcatcccggacagctcccgctggcgtgcgccagacAAATccaccgttataatagcaatccgccatggaacaagcgcgtctgctcttaaagggaatgtgagatgacgctctgattggtttattgcacgttacacTCAAACcccacctagctacttcagaccaacccattttagatttgcgttggGCACAAGACTCATTTGtcccgccggtatcatagcaacagcgcccgagatccgcccacaaagctacttgcgtttcacgtttgatacttgtgtttcagatcgttaaaatagggcccattaTCTACATGTTACACGGTATTAAATGTTTAAAGTTGTCTTAAGTTAAAGGATCCCCATTGACAGCTCTAaattaatgaatgaaaatgaCAAAAGTTAATAACGATAACTCatactgccccccccccctccagctGCTGGTAGACGTTGACGGTAAGCAGGAATGGAAAGACTGTGCTGACATCACAGGACTGTGGCTGCCTGCCGGCTACTTCCTGGGTGCGTCCTCGGCCACCGGAGACCTGTCAGGTATGATGCTCTGGTTGGTGActctaatggcgtttttccattacatggtacctgctcgactcgcctcgactcgctgtgcgtccgttttccacattggttttccattgcagattttagtatcgcctcagcgtggctggtcgtcatagcgactgccgtgggcgtggcttagtggCGTCGCAtttccccgactcatttcctggttctccttctccgtaaataacatgatatcaaagagatagttaacgtttactgctccagatttcccaccgtggtcacatatatatgactatagagtcactactcgctgcggagataatcgccgtcactctctcacttctccctcgctcactagctccggccactcgacacacacacatcacacatgctcacaccagcgcaccagtataaccatcaggccacttgtatgctacggagaaagctctgcgtggagcctccggcagcaaaaaaacaccgctggctaaactatttaaaaatgccgtctctcgctagcaatgcagtgatcagtgacgattctttccgaccaatcagcagcctgcaggatttcacgtcaccttctcggctcgcctcagctcgcttggaaccttgaCTGAGgagatactaaaaaaagtacctgttagcaggtaccaggtactttttttcgtaatggaaaaccaaaaaaggcgagtagaggcgaggcgagtaggtaccatgtaatggaaaagcgccataagaGAAGTCTACTGCCAGAACAGTCCCAGGGAGAGGACggatagagagagaaactgTGACTGGGCAGAGCTTTGTGTTGATCAGTGTGCATGTCTCTGCAGATAACCATGACATCATCTCCATCAAGCTGTACCAGCTGACAGTAGAGAGGACGCCTGAGGACggggaccaggaccaggacgaGGTCACCGTCCCCAGAGTGGACAACATGGAGCAGTTCCATGGTAGGTGCACCGTGGCCGAGCGGTGCCGGCTCGGCGTGTCGGGGtgtttaaagtgactatatgtgtCTTTAAGTTAGCGTTGATTCCAGCGGCCCGTCTGTGTTTTTACCGCACCTGCTGTCATAAAGGTATTTTCTAGCACGTGGCGGCTGGTGCTGTAATGTCCACGGGAGGAAGCATGTATTACCCACTGTATTACTGAGTTTTAAATCATTTCACTTTatcagtatcagccataactacaaaaGATAACTTGTaagataaaatgaaaatacagttagacctatataaagaaatctcctgctgccttttacctggctgcacaggcttttctggtgttagagcaaaatctgtgacccatcagaatgtgttactgtagcgccATCTACCTGCCGCAAATCATTCTGGGACTTCACGGGAAAAATCTCACTGTTAGtcacaggtcatttatgatcatcagatggaacattacacagtttcagaaacattgaAAAGTTCGTCATAGTTACTTTTAATGGGCTCATGATATAGATTGTGGGTCCCTGAATTGAATGGAATCGTGACCAACTTTGTGACCAAGTTGTATTTTACCCCCCCGTCCGGGTGTCgtgtttaaataaatacttgacTTGACTGTCGCAGTCTTTGTCCcaaaatgaatgctgattgtAAACTTTCACAGTGCAGACTGAAGCCAgatgttggggggggggagagagagagagctatatTACGCCCTGAAAATGCTGGCTGTCATATAATATGAGATTAAAGATGACTTTGATGACATCAGCAGGTTTCCTGAGACTTTAGAAACAGACACTTGCTCTCTGAGGCGAAGTAATACTCCTGTCATCAGTGAACTGAAACTTGTGGAATCTTCCTTTAACTTCTGTAAATAGGTCTGGAACCAGGTCACGTTGTCTCAATGTGCGGTggccctttctctttctctttgctcCCTATTGATGAAGTGGTTGTCTAAGACTGCTGGGAACCCTGATGTGTGTGATAAGAATCTCTCATCCTTTGCCTTTGCAGTGGAGGTCCAGGAGGAAGGGATGAGCGGAGTGCAGTTCTTCTTCACCCTGGTCTTCTCCATCCTGGGCCTGGCTGTGCTGGCCGTGGTAGGCCTGGTCCTTTACGGCCGCTGGAAGGAAAACAGACGCAAACGCTTCTATTGATCAGAAAAACCTTCCAAATGTATGTTTATATCAACCTAATCAACATCTACCACTCAGTGCAAAGACTGCCACAGCTTACTGAAGCATACAGAGGAGTGACCAACCGGATGGGTCTGGATCCCAGAGCCAAGAGAACACAAAGAGTCAGTGGCCACATATTCTTTTTTGTCTGCGTTATGGAAGATTAATGAGATAAAGCTGCTTTAGTGGAAAGTCTTCTGTTGAAACTGGATCATGTGAATGGCACTGCAACACGTGCACTAACTGAGACACTGTAGATTTAACATATGAGTTTCACCAGCAGGAAGACAAACCTCAAAATCCCAGATGCTGTGTGTAGTTTACTGACATCATGTTTAAGTGTATTTACCTCTGACTGCCACTTGGTGCTGCCACAGTGCAGCCTTAATTTGCTGTGGAGACCGATCAAGCTGTGGATCATCAGAGACTTGTTCTTGCTGCACTGAAAAGTCCAAATGTTTGAGCTGCCATGTATTTGAGATAAAATAAGCCAGAAAAAAGATGTAAATGTATGATTAATGAAACATCATGCTCTATGCTGTACGTCAAAGAAAGAATGGGTGTCGAGCTAGGACCAATAAAGACGAGCCCTGACTCCATGTTCCACGTTTGAGCTTCTCTTTTATTCTCTCTGTGACGTCACAATTCCCTCGGCTCCATGTACTTTCTCAAGTTGCCACCAGTTCTCAGTTGTGATAAGTTAATGTAAAGGtttatccaaaatgtattttcatttaaaaaaaatcagacctGTAAATATAAACAGTTTATTTCATCAAGTCATTAATTTGTCATAATATAACTTTGTTATCATATAAAGTTTGCTCTGTTAATTAATATCCAGGAGCATGGTGAGTCAGTCACACAGCTGATTGTGTCCTATGGAACCGTCCCGCTGGGGACCAGGGCGTCTCCACTGTCTCTGTGCTCCCAGAAACAACTGATGTCTCTAATGTGTGGAATTCCCTTTTGAATGTATGTACATGTCTATATTTAATGTTATATTTAATCAGATATCAGTCGGTTATTATCTGCTCTCAGTGGCTTCAGTGTTTAAGGCCTTTGTTAAATCAGGGCCTGTAGTCAATTCAAACCCAAGCTCTACCCCCCTTCAATGTGGAACCAGTGTCAGGTTTGATCTGTGTTCATCTGCACATGGAGCTGTGGATGTCAAGtccacacaacacaacaatcaGGTAAAAGCTTTAACATTCAAACATGTACACACTAGTAAATCAGTTATGGCTCTCTATGACAGCAAAAAGACTAATGATGTCATGGTCGAGTGATGTCACTTTGGGACTGTTGCTGTGTCACGATGATCTCTACAGAGTTACGTTGACCACAGGAACTAAtcataataatgcattttatttgtatgGCGCTTTTTACAATCCTCAAAGACACTTTAGttagttttaaaaaagaaatcttccTCTCAGCTGTTGGTAGACAGAACAGAAGTCTCAGTGtccttcctcctcctgacttcTCTTCCTGCTCCCAGCTGTCTGTGGTCAGTCACACCAACACACTGCTCGCTGCAATCCGCTGGATTATCTGCCGCTGGATTATTGCTGCCTATAGCGAAGTTAAGGTAAGATATTTGTTCACTTTGATTGGGATTGATGTTATAATTATAATTCCAAACACCATGAATTTCCAAACAAAGGCGGTTGAGTAATGAAGTTATATTTCAGTAACGCTGGTAGTGTAAGAGTAGGCGTTATTTCAGAACACCAGTGTGACATGAAGAGAAGAAATATTCAGGAACACGGGTGATCTGTGGAAGACCTATGTTACTGTGGTGGCTGAACATTCTCCGACATTTTGGGACAAAGGAATGGTTCATGTGGAGATAAGAGGCGGTGACAATGATTAACTGGAGCTGGACTGGGCCCAGGGGGCCATTGTGCCTCTGTTGCCATATCAAACAGTGGTGTCCTGTAAACACTCTTTTCCTGTTTGATTGCTGCATCATCTGCTCCACGTCATGTCTTTCAGTGTTTGAATGAACATCGTTACAGAGAGAAACTACCAGGAAGAATGAATCGCTGCTGTGTAAACTGCTCCAAAACTCTGCTGATACATCTCAACTTCCTGTGCTGGGTAggtagtgagtgtgtgtgcatacattcAATTTTCGTAAAGAACTGAGTTCTGATGTCAGTATATGTGCTAGATTGTAGCAGGAACTCACTCCCAGAgtctctctaactgtctgtctgtctgtctatctgcatctgtgtctgtctgattgtgtgtttgtgtgtgttactgtgtgtgtgccctAACTCTAACTTTAAAGATAAATGTTCCTCTTTGTTGTGGTCAAAAATCGAAATGAGAGTACTTCCTTGTTTTATGAAAGAAGCGGTCGGGCAGTTTAAGCAGCCAGCTGTCTGACCAATCACCAACGGCCATCCCTGCAAACCCCGCCCTGAAGCTTCCTGTACTTTCAGAAAGAGATACCCCCCGTTTAGAGAAACAAAGACCCCAGGAATTCATTTAATCCTGGTCCCTGCAGTCGGAACACAACCAGTTCCTCAGAAGGTTCCTTGTTCCGCGCTCGGAACACAGCttttatgtgtaaaattggtTGAGTGGCCCTTTAATCAAAAATTACTAAAAGAGTTTGTCctgttgaaataaaatgaatgaatctgaaggttttaataataataataataataataataataataataattctattattattatatatttattataattgaTGTAGTACAGTCACACATCCAGGATCCTAAcgtgagctgtgtgtgtgtgtgtgtgtgtgttggagctgTGTGGGGCGTTTGTGGTGGCGTTTGGGGAGTTCCAGATGATTCACTCCCAGTTTGCCTCCCTGGTCCCCAGCTTCTGGCCCGTGTACCCGGCCAACACGCTGGTGGTCAGCGGGACCATtgtcacgtgtgtgtgttacctcggAGTGTTAGGAGGCATGAAGGAGAACCGCTGCATGCTCATCACTGTGAGTATGAGACAGGAGTTCTTAAAGTCTGCTTCGTTGTTCTAAAAACATTAGCCTGGCAAACTCACTGCTCTGAATGTGATCTGCTCTGCTCCAGTTCTTCGTCCTGCTCTTCATCCTGATGCTGGTGGAGCTGGCTATGGCCTGTGTGTTCCTGGTCTACAGCACCGAGGTGGGAGCGCTCATCTACATGTTTGATTgatttatatctatatatacatatacatatataataccTTCTgccaacacatactgtactgccATGGCACGAGAGGCTGATGTCTTTAATAATAGATACTATTATAATCTAGCTGGCTGTCTGTTGTGCAGATTGACACATACTTTGAGAAAGACCTGATGAAAAGCTTGGAGATCTACAGACAGTCCAGTCCAGAAAGCAACACAACCATTAAAGATGACTTTGATGCTGTCCAGGACCTGGTAAATGATGTTTGTCTTTGTGACTCTTCTTTTTATTCATTCACCTCCCCCAGCCCAGCTGAAGCACATGTCCATTCCATCACAGTAATTTTCTTTGTACAGTTCAGGTGCTGTGGAGTTCATGGTGTGGCGGACTGGAAGGGCGATGTCCCAGTGTcctgttgcagcagcagccccTGCAGCATGCTGCTCCACCCCCCCTGGCCAGAGGTATTATTTTGTGTTAACAGATAGACACACAATACTGTGTGTTCCACATTTGATCTGATTCtgggtttgttttttaaaaatagctTGCACTTGCTCTTGAGTTCCTTCCTGCAGATAATTAAAAATATGACATGGTGAAGTCTCTAAATAATAATCTGAAATCCAAACCCTCCTCCTCTGTAACTTCCAGACGTTCCAGGTGTCCTCTACCTGTCTCACTTGATTTAGCCTCCAACCCGTTCATTGAGTTTCAATTTGTTCTCCTCATGACTCTGGCTGCTCctcttattttatttgttgatgTGACTGTAAATATGCACATAGGCTTAGCCAATTTACTCTATGAATAAATGATAACCATCCAAATGTTGTCTTTCAGGGTTGTCTCGTGAAACTGAGGAACTGGTTTGCCA contains:
- the lman2lb gene encoding lectin, mannose-binding 2-like b, with translation MAAIVTKSDPLGSFWPLCPMFHFKNLQKLTCLFVSVCILISPSLADEQDFMKREYSLAKPYHGLGFSSSSQWDLMGTAMVTPEHVRLTPDMQSRQGAVWSRVPLLVRDWELRVHFKIHGVGKKNFNGDGMAIWLTKDRMQNGPVFGNMNNFIGLGIFVDTYPNADKSHDRAFPYVSVMLGNGTLSYDHDSDGRPTELGGCTAMARNAVHDTFLLVRYSKQRLTLLVDVDGKQEWKDCADITGLWLPAGYFLGASSATGDLSDNHDIISIKLYQLTVERTPEDGDQDQDEVTVPRVDNMEQFHVEVQEEGMSGVQFFFTLVFSILGLAVLAVVGLVLYGRWKENRRKRFY
- the LOC114555318 gene encoding leukocyte surface antigen CD53-like, whose product is MYVYINLINIYHSVQRLPQLTEAYRGVTNRMGLDPRAKRTQRLSVVSHTNTLLAAIRWIICRWIIAAYSEVKCLNEHRYREKLPGRMNRCCVNCSKTLLIHLNFLCWLCGAFVVAFGEFQMIHSQFASLVPSFWPVYPANTLVVSGTIVTCVCYLGVLGGMKENRCMLITFFVLLFILMLVELAMACVFLVYSTEIDTYFEKDLMKSLEIYRQSSPESNTTIKDDFDAVQDLFRCCGVHGVADWKGDVPVSCCSSSPCSMLLHPPWPEGCLVKLRNWFARNYLNTGAGVVTMFIIQELGILNCQRKMICSTAFSHSNSQ